The genomic region TTGGTAATTTTCTGTTGAGAACAGCCTGTTCTAAAAGTTTGCACTCTTCCTTACATATAGGCGAAGCCTCTTTATATAGTTTAATTAAATTCTTGACATATTCAAGTTGTGTATTCTTAGATACAAAACCATATTTTTCCTCCAGATATCTTTCAATTTCGTCTACCTTCTCATCAATAAGATAAATACATTTAATTTGTGTGCCAAAAGATTCCCTGACGCTGGTTATGTACCCTCTTTTCTCCAGTAATTCCACAGTGGCATTTAATCTATTTATTTCATCAAAATCCCCATCATTTGCACTATACTTTTTATAAATCTTTTCTGGCTTTATCTGTGTTCTCTTATAAATTTTATTGGTACCTGAATCTTTTTTACTGCTACGGTATTTGTTTACTAAACACGTAAGGATTTTTTCTTCATAACTCAAATTCTGACACCCCTTAATGTATTTTTACTATGCCAATTTCCATTAAATCTGGTTTTGTTCTAAGGACAGGCAATATAACATCACATTCATTACCGATTAACTCTGTTTTATCAGGTGCGCAGAAAATCATTTGAAGATTTTGCTTTTTCATAAAATCCAACATGATTTTTACATTAATCGGATCCATTTTTGCAAACGGCTCATCAATGAATACCAAGCGTGTTGAATTATTCTTCTCATTATAAATCATCAACAAAGCGGACAAGAGTATCAACATATAAGGAATCTGCACTTCTGCGCCCGAATTGTAACCTGATTGTTTAGATAACTTAGCTTTTGAAAGAACATCATTAGTTAATAAGATTTCATATGTCATATAGTTACGATAATCGGCATAACTATCAATTTGCTCCTTGTCACCGTTCTCCGTAATATGATTTACAATCCTCTTTATTTCCTGCTCTAATTCCTTGCCTTTGTTGTCAGAATTTAATACCATATCTTCAATTGACATCTGTTCTGTTGATACTCCAAGTTTCTCACGTTCTTTTAAATATTTTGCATATTCAATAATTTTTTCATAATCTGAACCGTCTTTTACATATTTAACGTCAAATTCATAATGAGATTTGAATTTCAAATTAGCTAATTCTGCATTAATAAGTTTTATATCATTTCGCGCAGTTTCACAATATTTTAATATTGTAAGTACAAACTCGTTCTTAAAAATTTCTTCGTAACGCTGTGTCTGTTCTTTTAACTTAGCCTGTATTTCTTGTCTGTTGTCCACCCAAATTCGTTCTCTTCTTTTTTGATACTCAGCAACTGACTCAATTGTCTCTGGCAATGGCTTTTCAGTTGCTCGTAACGCATTATATGTTGCTTGTTTACTTATTAATTGTCTTCTCGCTTCATTGACCTCACGTTCCAAACGCTGTCTATCCTTAAGCGGCCCACCAGGTCCTGTTTTTCCGTTATCAACATATTTTTTGTAATCTTCTATAGCTTTACTATACACCTCACTATTTTTGCATTCATATTCCTGAAGTTTTGCTTTTACACTCACAATTTCTGTTTCAATATTTTCTTTTTCCTTACTATACTTTTCATACATTACCTTAACCCTAAATTTGTCTTCTTGAAGTCTGCCCCGTTCATTCTCTATATTCTCCAACTCCTTTTTAAGAATTTCCACTCTCTGAACAAGTTCCATATATTCTATATTATTTTTCTGTGCTTCCTCTAAGACTTTAAGTTCTGTTTCCTTTTTCATACATTCTGATACAGCTTTGTCATATTCTTCGCATGCATCATAATTGTAATCGAGGAAAAATCCTCTCATTTTATCAAGATAAGCTATTTTAGCATTCACATCATTTAGTGTCTCCTGTACCGCCATGTATTCCTGCCTTAACTTCTCCAAATTTTTCTTTGCCCTTGCCCTGTTTAATTCCATAGCACTTAAACCTAAACAATAAAACTTAATCCTGTCAAAACGCAAAAAGTAACTGTCCATTGCTACAGATACTCTTCCTTCTTTTGATATAGCGTTTTCATAATTTCTAACCTTATCTACAGCGGTCGCATGCAATTTTCCAAGCTGCCATTCAAAATATTTCTTCGCTACCGGATTCTTCACTTCAATAAAATGTACTACTGAGTCTGGCTCAGGCTTAATGTCCTTTTTCATCAAAAGTTTGGTGTTAAATAAATGTGCGTATTTATTATTTGACACATTTAACACATCATCTGCTATATCATAGTATTCAGGCTCTACCAAAATCGTATACCTGCGGTTTCCAAGATATGCCTCGATTGCATCACGCCACTCCTCATCGCTAATTCCTATAACATACTCAAATGCAAACTTTGCCTCAGAATTAATTCCTCTTCTTGTGAATTCCCGGTTAATTTCATTTTTAAGTGCTACATATTCCGGAATTTCAGAAAAAATAACCCTTTTATCTTCATAAGCATCTATAATTTTCAAACATTTGTTCTGCTCTTTCTGATTTTCAGCTAAAAAATTATTAATTTCGGCTCTGTTTTCTATTAACTTATCTCTATATTCCTGAATTTGTGATAAAAACATTCTTACTGCGTTTTGTTTCTCAGCTTTGGTTACTGTATTGTAAGTCAATGATGAAAGTATTTTTTTATTAATTACATCAAACTGCATTTTATCGAACCAGGATAGCAGTTCATTAATTTTTGTCTGAAAACAGCAAAGTGCGTCTTTTTCTTTCTTTAACCGTTCTTTTTCAGCCAATGCGTTATCTAAAGCTTTTTTCGCATCTTCTATGGCCTTTGCACAATCCATGGAATTCAAATGTTCCCTTGCATTATTGTACAGCTCTCTTATTTCTTCTTCATGCACTTCCAGATTTTCTAACATTTGTATGTCAAATTTCATTTGCTGTTCAGCAATCTCCATATTATGCTTACAATCCTTGAGCCTTTCCTCACACTCCAAATATTTTTGGTATGCAATTTTTACATCGTCTGCCAATAATCTGTTTTCTTTTTGCTTTAATTCTCTGAAAGTATTAATAATCTCATCAAGTTCTGTAATTTCTTTGTCAATCAGCTCAAAATTTTTATTTAAATCATCAATATTGCTCTTTACTTCAATTAATTTTGAAAGATCAACCTTCTTCTCCTCAAGGACATTCTCACGTATGAACTGATCTATCTTAGCCTCAGGATCGTATGACATAATACTTCGAAGCTTTCTTCTAAACGTGGCCATCTGTTGATTATTAAAATGTAAACCAGTCCTTTGCATAAATCTTAAAAGCCCGTTTGTTGCATCCATCATCTTAAGCCCGTATTCTTTCTGCAGTTCAGCAGCACTATAAGGAAATTCTTTTCCGTCAAGCTCATACGTATGTTTAATATCATCCAATGTCTTGTTTTCGATGACATATCTTTGGGTCCTAAATCCATTTCCTGAATCCGTTTCAATTACCGTTCCAAGTATGAAATTACGATTAAGCTCAGCTTCTGACATTTCCAGGACAATATGCGTATAAACATTTGGTATTCTATCGGCAGGTCTCATGTATGTTCCCGCGGTAACGTCCAATAACCCCCTGGTATATGAAACTACAGTTCTGCTGCCTTTATTTTCCGTAGATTTATTAAATACAGTATCTCCATAAAGCGCGTACTTAATTGCGTCTAACAAAACTGATTTGCCGTTCCCGTTCTTTCCTGCAATTAAAGTAAAAATTCCAATAGGAACCGTAACATTGTTAAATGCATACCAATTGATTAATCTAAGTCTGTTCAATAAAATCATTCTGTATCGTCCTCTCCACTTTCAAAATCTATATTTTCATCTTCCGGACTCACTTCATACTGATTCTCTTTCATATACTCCTCAACAACTGTCCTGAACTGTTCAATATTCCACCCGAATTGCAAAGAAGGATATAATGTAATGATTGCATCCTCAGATTTGTTATTCGGATCAAAATCTATAAGATCATACTTTTTAAATATTTTTAAAGCGGCGAACAGTTTACTTCCGTCCATATCTACATTGTACGCCTTCATTTTATCTATTAAATCACCTAAAAATACAATGTTTTGCTCGCTATACCCAAGACTTTCTAAATAAGCTTCCCATAAAACCAATAAAAGATGATATTGCTCTGAAGTGAATACCACAACATTAGAACGTTTTAATCCAGGTGTCTCTTCATCACCTTCATATGGTTTCAGCATTGCAATACGCACCTTTTCATCCACTAATACATCAAAACCTATCATACGAAGATAGTCAGAAACATCCTGCCTGTTTGACTCCCTTGAGATAAAAGCATATAAATTTTCATCTTTATCCCCGACAATAAACGTTGAGCCCAATAACTTACGTACACATCGTTTAAACAGCGGCATGTTTTCTTCCTTGATAGAAAGGTTCAATTTAATTTCACCCATTTTCACTTACCTTCCTCTTAATTTTTACTTTACTTATTGTCGCGACCCCTGTTTCAACAGTTCCGCCCAAAAATTCTACTTCATAAGGAAATTCCATACTGCCAGAATATATAATACTCGCCGCTACCATCATGGCGTCATCTCTTGATTTTACAACTGATTCATCAGGAATTAATTCATCTCTGTTCTTTAATAACCTGTCAAAATAATTTTTGGCTTGTTTTACACCATATTTGTCAGGATATGCGTATAAAATCTCTTCAGTAAGTTTCAGCTTCTCGTCATCGGATAACCCGCTTGTAATTATTGCACCACTTTTAGTGTTGGGTTTACGTTTTTTCCTTCTTTCAATTGATTTCTTTCCGACGTATTTATGTTCCGTTAAATTAAAAGATACTGATAAACGCTCCAGAAATTCTTTCTTTACATCCATGTCAAAGTCTTTAATAGTCATCAGTATTTTATTTAAGTATGTCTGCAAATTTACATTGTTGCTTAATACCATAAGAATTCTTGTTGCATAGAGACTGTAATATTTATTTATTTTCTTGTCAATATAATCCATCTCTTTAACATAATCATAACTAATGAAGCTCATTATGCCGTTCAATTGATTGTCTATTACGCTTTTAGCAGTACTCTCATCTACTTTATAAAACTCCTGATATTCTTTAATCATATTCTTATAAACATCTGTCTCCGGTATAATCCTAAGCATCTTTTCAATTTCTTCAATATAACCCGGAATTAACCCGTCCTTTTTTATAAAAAAATAGTCATTAAAAAAAGACTCCATCATTTCATCTCTTATCAAGAACTGCCCTAACTGGTTTGCTTCAGTCATTTTAATAACCATCCGCATAATGGATTCGATACTGTCTCTTAAAATTAACAGCTCATTCTTCAGATCCTCCACACTATCACAAACAGGTACTAAGATATTTACATATGGCCTATGGGTTCTTCCGTGATCGGTCACAAATGCAGAATGCAAAATGTCATAGATTGCAAATATATGATTGGTCAGTGCTGCTCTGTTATCTCTGTTAAAAATCCGTTCAATGGCTTCTATCATCTTTCTGCACTGGGGCGTAACCGTGGCAATATTATCTCCGCTTCGCCCTAACTCCCGCTCCGAAATCCAACCGCACTGTCTGAAATACCTGAGAATTTCACTTGCATTTTCAAATTCAGACTTTTT from Thermoclostridium stercorarium subsp. stercorarium DSM 8532 harbors:
- a CDS encoding SbcC/MukB-like Walker B domain-containing protein, whose translation is MILLNRLRLINWYAFNNVTVPIGIFTLIAGKNGNGKSVLLDAIKYALYGDTVFNKSTENKGSRTVVSYTRGLLDVTAGTYMRPADRIPNVYTHIVLEMSEAELNRNFILGTVIETDSGNGFRTQRYVIENKTLDDIKHTYELDGKEFPYSAAELQKEYGLKMMDATNGLLRFMQRTGLHFNNQQMATFRRKLRSIMSYDPEAKIDQFIRENVLEEKKVDLSKLIEVKSNIDDLNKNFELIDKEITELDEIINTFRELKQKENRLLADDVKIAYQKYLECEERLKDCKHNMEIAEQQMKFDIQMLENLEVHEEEIRELYNNAREHLNSMDCAKAIEDAKKALDNALAEKERLKKEKDALCCFQTKINELLSWFDKMQFDVINKKILSSLTYNTVTKAEKQNAVRMFLSQIQEYRDKLIENRAEINNFLAENQKEQNKCLKIIDAYEDKRVIFSEIPEYVALKNEINREFTRRGINSEAKFAFEYVIGISDEEWRDAIEAYLGNRRYTILVEPEYYDIADDVLNVSNNKYAHLFNTKLLMKKDIKPEPDSVVHFIEVKNPVAKKYFEWQLGKLHATAVDKVRNYENAISKEGRVSVAMDSYFLRFDRIKFYCLGLSAMELNRARAKKNLEKLRQEYMAVQETLNDVNAKIAYLDKMRGFFLDYNYDACEEYDKAVSECMKKETELKVLEEAQKNNIEYMELVQRVEILKKELENIENERGRLQEDKFRVKVMYEKYSKEKENIETEIVSVKAKLQEYECKNSEVYSKAIEDYKKYVDNGKTGPGGPLKDRQRLEREVNEARRQLISKQATYNALRATEKPLPETIESVAEYQKRRERIWVDNRQEIQAKLKEQTQRYEEIFKNEFVLTILKYCETARNDIKLINAELANLKFKSHYEFDVKYVKDGSDYEKIIEYAKYLKEREKLGVSTEQMSIEDMVLNSDNKGKELEQEIKRIVNHITENGDKEQIDSYADYRNYMTYEILLTNDVLSKAKLSKQSGYNSGAEVQIPYMLILLSALLMIYNEKNNSTRLVFIDEPFAKMDPINVKIMLDFMKKQNLQMIFCAPDKTELIGNECDVILPVLRTKPDLMEIGIVKIH
- a CDS encoding DUF4194 domain-containing protein, producing the protein MGEIKLNLSIKEENMPLFKRCVRKLLGSTFIVGDKDENLYAFISRESNRQDVSDYLRMIGFDVLVDEKVRIAMLKPYEGDEETPGLKRSNVVVFTSEQYHLLLVLWEAYLESLGYSEQNIVFLGDLIDKMKAYNVDMDGSKLFAALKIFKKYDLIDFDPNNKSEDAIITLYPSLQFGWNIEQFRTVVEEYMKENQYEVSPEDENIDFESGEDDTE
- a CDS encoding Wadjet anti-phage system protein JetA family protein codes for the protein MILFEKDEFDKFFNPLCCKNKKVYYECILQLIEKSKTVPLLYETEARDTLVLYLRNCTYAIEDEEGLSVDYAEISNKKSEFENASEILRYFRQCGWISERELGRSGDNIATVTPQCRKMIEAIERIFNRDNRAALTNHIFAIYDILHSAFVTDHGRTHRPYVNILVPVCDSVEDLKNELLILRDSIESIMRMVIKMTEANQLGQFLIRDEMMESFFNDYFFIKKDGLIPGYIEEIEKMLRIIPETDVYKNMIKEYQEFYKVDESTAKSVIDNQLNGIMSFISYDYVKEMDYIDKKINKYYSLYATRILMVLSNNVNLQTYLNKILMTIKDFDMDVKKEFLERLSVSFNLTEHKYVGKKSIERRKKRKPNTKSGAIITSGLSDDEKLKLTEEILYAYPDKYGVKQAKNYFDRLLKNRDELIPDESVVKSRDDAMMVAASIIYSGSMEFPYEVEFLGGTVETGVATISKVKIKRKVSENG